In Aedes albopictus strain Foshan chromosome 3, AalbF5, whole genome shotgun sequence, the following are encoded in one genomic region:
- the LOC109422422 gene encoding ras-related protein Rab-23 — MLEEELEIALKVIVVGNGGVGKTSMVQRYCKGIYTKDYKKTIGVDFLERQIELDGEDIRIMLWDTAGQEEFDAITKAYYRGAQACVLTFSTTDRASFEAIREWKVKVENECSEIPTVLVQNKIDLMDKAVVSFDEAEALAQSLGCRLIRTSVKEDVNVASVFRYLANKCHQQMKQQYNAATPITQPTISAFSPTFQSKATNNTIQLTRPSVKRKPLQKRCGIF, encoded by the coding sequence ATGCTGGAAGAAGAATTGGAGATTGCGCTGAAGGTGATCGTGGTCGGTAATGGAGGCGTCGGAAAGACGTCAATGGTGCAGCGGTACTGTAAAGGAATCTACACAAAGGACTACAAGAAAACGATAGGCGTTGATTTTCTCGAGCGACAGATCGAACTTGATGGTGAAGATATTCGTATCATGCTGTGGGACACCGCCGGGCAGGAGGAGTTCGATGCAATTACGAAAGCATATTACCGAGGGGCACAAGCCTGCGTGTTGACCTTCAGCACGACGGACAGAGCTTCGTTCGAGGCGATCCGCGAGTGGAAGGTGAAGGTGGAAAACGAGTGCAGTGAAATCCCGACCGTGCTAGTCCAGAACAAAATCGACCTCATGGATAAGGCCGTGGTGTCGTTCGATGAGGCCGAGGCATTAGCCCAATCGCTCGGCTGCCGGCTGATACGGACCTCGGTCAAGGAGGACGTCAACGTGGCCAGTGTGTTCCGCTATCTGGCGAATAAGTGCCACCAGCAGATGAAGCAGCAGTACAATGCCGCGACACCGATCACGCAGCCCACGATCAGTGCATTTAGTCCCACTTTCCAGTCGAAAGCCACCAACAACACCATTCAACTAACAAGGCCATCCGTTAAACGAAAACCACTGCAGAAAAGGTGTGGTATTTTTTAA